One part of the Phragmites australis chromosome 3, lpPhrAust1.1, whole genome shotgun sequence genome encodes these proteins:
- the LOC133912335 gene encoding uncharacterized protein LOC133912335: MAVSSPSSAPEKKRKWLLSNRKVIDKYLREARVILAAAPEAGSGDAVAALGLVDAALELSPRMEAALELRARALLALRRYREVAEMLHDYIPSCGKSCSGDDTSSSSSASLLSSGSGDLGTISRAKLLSPDRHRSDDAEPGGGAVRSFRCFDISELKRRVLAGLSKNPNTDTQWRYLVLGQACFHLGLIEDAMVLLQTGRRLASAAFRRESVCWSDDSFSSSAAAAVAASVPSGKTPKSGSAFIIPAMESEAVSQLLAHVKLLLRRRAAAMAALDAGLPAEAVRHFSKILEARRGVLPHPFAAACLVGRAAAFQAGGRPADAIADCNRALALDPAYIPALRARADLLQSVGALADCLRDLDHLKLLYDAALRDGKLPGPRWRPQGGVRYREIAGAHRKLTARIQGLRSRVAAGEACNIDYNLLLGVRRGCTRSELERAHLLLSLKLKPDRAVVFGERLELVDEHRDLEAVRDQARMSALLLYRMLQKGYSFIMSAVLDEESAERQRAKEAAAAAAAAALAAKQEAAKQEPAPVPEKSKDSESARPRRPPCRVQTVKPKAKAAAVATMSKTPVAVTSTAPVYQGVFCRDMAVVGTLLSRGGYDRALPVKCEAMSC, from the exons ATGGCGGTGTCCTCGCCTTCTTCTGCtccggagaagaagaggaagtggCTGCTCAGCAACCGGAAG GTGATCGACAAGTACCTGCGTGAGGCGAGGGTGATTCttgcggcggcgccggaggccGGCAGCGGGGACGCGGTGGCGGCGCTCGGCCTGGTGGACGCGGCGCTGGAGCTGTCGCCGCGTATGGAGGCCGCCCTAGagctgcgcgcgcgcgcgctccTCGCGCTGCGGCGTTACCGGGAGGTCGCGGAGATGCTTCACGACTACATCCCCAGCTGCGGCAAGTCCTGCTCGGGCGACGAcacctcgtcgtcatcgtctgCATCCTTGTTGTCCTCCGGCTCCGGTGACCTCGGTACAATCTCCCGTGCCAAGCTCCTCTCGCCCGACCGCCATCGCTCCGACGACGCCGAACCTGGCGGCGGGGCCGTCCGTTCCTTCCGTTGCTTCGACATCTCCGAGCTCAAGCGCCGCGTCCTTGCCGGCCTCTCCAAGAACCCCAACACGGACACCCAATGGAG GTACTTGGTCCTGGGCCAAGCTTGCTTCCACCTCGGCCTCATAGAGGACGCCATGGTGCTTCTCCAGACCGGACGCCGCCTCGCATCGGCGGCGTTCCGCCGCGAGAGCGTCTGCTGGTCTGACGACAGCTTCTCatcatccgccgccgccgcagtggCTGCCTCCGTGCCGTCAGGGAAAACACCCAAGTCCGGTTCGGCGTTCATCATACCGGCCATGGAGTCGGAGGCTGTGTCCCAGCTTCTCGCGCACGTAAAGCTcctgctccgccgccgcgcggcTGCCATGGCCGCGCTCGACGCGGGCCTCCCGGCCGAGGCTGTTCGCCATTTTTCCAAAATCCTGGAGGCACGCCGTGGCGTGCTGCCACACCCTTTCGCCGCCGCGTGCCTCGTCGGCCGTGCCGCTGCGTTCCAGGCCGGTGGCCGCCCAGCCGACGCCATCGCTGACTGCAACCGCGCGCTAGCTCTGGACCCTGCCTACATCCCGGCGCTCCGTGCCCGTGCCGACCTCCTTCAGTCAGTGGGGGCACTCGCCGATTGTCTCCGTGACCTTGACCACCTGAAACTTCTTTACGACGCCGCGCTCCGTGATGGAAAGCTTCCGGGGCCCCGGTGGAGGCCACAGGGTGGCGTGCGCTACCGCGAGATCGCCGGCGCGCACCGCAAATTGACCGCCCGTATACAAGGACTTCGTAGCCgtgtcgccgccggcgaggcgTGCAACATCGACTACAACTTGCTGCTGGGAGTGAGGCGGGGATGCACGCGCTCTGAGCTGGAACGCGCGCACTTGCTGCTCTCCCTCAAACTGAAGCCTGACCGTGCCGTGGTGTTCGGCGAACGTCTGGAGCTCGTGGACGAGCATCGGGACCTTGAGGCGGTGCGGGACCAGGCGCGCATGTCCGCGCTGCTGCTGTACAGGATGCTGCAGAAAGGGTACTCTTTCATCATGTCAGCCGTGTTGGACGAGGAGTCTGCCGAGAGGCAGAGGGCGAAGGAGGCCGCTGCGGCAGCCGCGGCTGCCGCGCTGGCGGCCAAGCAGGAAGCTGCAAAGCAAGAACCTGCACCGGTGCCGGAGAAATCCAAGGACTCGGAGAGCGCTCGTCCAAGAAGGCCACCGTGCCGCGTGCAGACTGTGAAACCAAAAGCTAAGGCCGCGGCCGTGGCAACAATGTCGAAAACGCCGGTGGCCGTGACGTCGACGGCCCCGGTGTACCAGGGGGTGTTCTGCCGCGACATGGCGGTGGTGGGAACCCTGCTGTCCCGCGGCGGGTACGACCGCGCCCTCCCGGTGAAGTGCGAGGCGATGAGCTGCTGA